GAAAGGTGACCGCACGCTGCCAATCTCGGATGCTGAAGCTGCTATGAAAATCGTGCGTGACAGTGCTGATGTGTGGAATCTGAATCCGAATGACATCGGTATCATGGGATCTTCTGCCGGTGGACATCTGGCATCCACCATTGCCACTCATGCGAAACCGGAACTTCGTCCGAATTTCCAGATTCTTTTCTATCCTGTGATTACGATGGATAAATCTTATACCCACATAGGATCTCATAATGATCTATTGGGTGAAGATGCTTCCGCCAAACTGGAAAAGGAATATTCGAATGAAAAGCAAGTGACGAAAGATACGCCGCGTGCTTTTATCGTATATAGTGATGACGACAAGGTTGTTCCGCCTGCCAATGGGATTAATTATTATCTGGCGCTGAACAAGAATAATGTGCCTTCCGTGCTTCATATCTATCCTTCCGGTGGGCATGGATGGGGGATTCGCGAAAATTTTCTTTATAAAAATGAAATGCTGAATGAGCTGACATCCTGGCTTCGTAGTTTTAAAGTGCCTCATAAAGATGCGATCCGTGTAGCTTGTATCGGCAACAGCATTACGTATGGAGCACGTATCAAGAATCGCAATCGCGACAGTTATCCGGCTGTGCTAAGTCGTATGTTGGGAGAGGCTTATTGGGTAAAGAATTTCGGAGTAAGTGCACGCACTTTGTTGAACAAGGGGGATCGTCCCTATATGAAGGAGAAGGCTTATCAGGATGCGCTGGCTTTCAATCCCAATATCGTAGTTATTAAGTTGGGTACAAATGACAGCAAATCATTCAACTGGAAGTATAAGGCAGACTTCATGAAAGATCTGCAGACGATGGTGGATGCTTTCAAAGCATTGCCTGCTCAACCGAAGATTTATCTTTGCTATCCTTCCAAAGCCTATCAGACCGGAGATAACATTAATGATGATATTATTTCCAAAGAAATTATTCCGATGATAAGGAAGGTTGCTAAGAAAAATGGCCTACCTGTCATCGATCTTCATGCGGCAATGGACGGAAAGCCTGATCTGTTCCCTGATAAGATTCATCCCAATGAAGAAGGCGCTAAAATGATGGCAAAAGCCGTTTATCAGTCTTTGAAAA
This genomic window from Bacteroides sp. AN502(2024) contains:
- a CDS encoding GDSL-type esterase/lipase family protein translates to MNQKFSTLFLLLLILLAGSQVAAQNVPKPFDIEQPSLRVFLPAPELATGRAVVACPGGGYSHLAVNHEGYDWAPYFNKQGIALIVLRYRMPKGDRTLPISDAEAAMKIVRDSADVWNLNPNDIGIMGSSAGGHLASTIATHAKPELRPNFQILFYPVITMDKSYTHIGSHNDLLGEDASAKLEKEYSNEKQVTKDTPRAFIVYSDDDKVVPPANGINYYLALNKNNVPSVLHIYPSGGHGWGIRENFLYKNEMLNELTSWLRSFKVPHKDAIRVACIGNSITYGARIKNRNRDSYPAVLSRMLGEAYWVKNFGVSARTLLNKGDRPYMKEKAYQDALAFNPNIVVIKLGTNDSKSFNWKYKADFMKDLQTMVDAFKALPAQPKIYLCYPSKAYQTGDNINDDIISKEIIPMIRKVAKKNGLPVIDLHAAMDGKPDLFPDKIHPNEEGAKMMAKAVYQSLKK